Proteins from a genomic interval of Ferrovibrio terrae:
- a CDS encoding ABC transporter substrate-binding protein: MRRTKSLKLLAVTAIAALLLQTGIAAAQSNVLRIRPFGDLKGIDPVTNSDYMARNHGYMIYDTLFAMDDKLQIKPQMLEKYDTSADGLTWTFTLRDGLVFHDKQPVTSADVVASLKRWGQRDGLGQQLFANTASLEAVDAKTTKLVLKQKWGLVLDALGKPSSGVPFIMPERIAKLPATESLTDPVGSGPFIMKKDEWVPGSKVVYVKNPDYKPRSDAPSGMAGAKQANVDRVEWLYMPDAQTALNALQAGEIDIFEEVPPDMLTLLSKNRKVKVAPQDSLGVQVVFRMNSIQPPFNNPKIREAIRYMVDQNVFMRAYVDIPALYKDCPSFYMCSSPYYTDAGWVKQDLAKARQLVKESGYDGTPVVVLHGTEAGITNTFSSVAEQLMRDIGLKVDPQAMDWGTLTARRTSKKPTSEGGWSLFISAPTGADMMDPLGHLGLRSNCDSSWFGWPCDEQIEKMRSEFAVTPDLAKRQDIAKALQLRANEVVPYVPLGQLHLVRGVSTSLTDIPRAAIPVYWNIKKAN, translated from the coding sequence ATGCGTAGGACAAAGAGCTTGAAACTTCTGGCGGTTACTGCCATCGCAGCGCTGCTGCTGCAGACTGGTATTGCCGCTGCGCAGAGCAATGTACTGCGAATTCGTCCCTTCGGCGATCTGAAGGGCATCGATCCGGTCACCAATTCGGATTACATGGCACGTAATCATGGCTACATGATTTACGACACGCTGTTCGCCATGGACGACAAGCTGCAGATCAAGCCGCAGATGCTGGAAAAGTACGACACCAGCGCCGATGGCCTGACCTGGACCTTCACCCTGCGTGACGGCCTGGTTTTCCACGACAAGCAGCCGGTGACCTCAGCCGACGTGGTCGCTTCACTGAAGCGCTGGGGCCAGCGCGATGGCCTGGGCCAGCAGCTGTTCGCCAACACCGCCAGCCTGGAAGCGGTGGATGCCAAGACCACCAAGCTGGTGCTGAAGCAGAAATGGGGCCTGGTGCTGGACGCGCTGGGCAAGCCCAGCTCGGGCGTGCCCTTCATCATGCCGGAACGCATTGCCAAACTTCCGGCAACGGAATCGCTGACCGATCCGGTCGGTTCCGGTCCCTTCATCATGAAAAAGGATGAATGGGTGCCGGGTTCGAAGGTAGTTTATGTGAAGAACCCGGATTACAAGCCGCGCAGCGATGCGCCTTCGGGCATGGCCGGCGCCAAGCAGGCCAATGTCGATCGCGTCGAATGGCTCTACATGCCGGATGCGCAGACTGCGCTGAACGCGTTGCAGGCCGGCGAGATCGACATCTTCGAGGAAGTGCCGCCGGATATGCTCACCCTCCTGTCGAAGAACCGGAAGGTGAAGGTGGCGCCGCAGGATTCGCTCGGCGTGCAGGTGGTATTCCGCATGAACAGCATCCAGCCGCCGTTCAACAATCCGAAGATCCGCGAAGCCATTCGTTACATGGTGGACCAGAATGTCTTCATGCGTGCCTATGTCGACATCCCGGCGCTCTACAAAGACTGCCCGTCCTTCTACATGTGCTCGTCGCCGTATTACACGGATGCGGGGTGGGTGAAGCAGGATCTGGCCAAGGCGCGCCAGCTGGTGAAGGAGTCGGGCTATGACGGCACGCCGGTTGTCGTGCTGCATGGCACCGAAGCCGGCATCACCAATACCTTCTCCTCGGTGGCCGAACAGCTGATGCGCGACATCGGCCTCAAGGTCGATCCGCAGGCGATGGATTGGGGCACGCTGACCGCGCGCCGCACCAGCAAGAAGCCGACAAGCGAGGGCGGCTGGTCGCTGTTCATTTCGGCGCCGACCGGCGCCGACATGATGGATCCGCTTGGCCATCTCGGCCTGCGTTCGAACTGCGATTCCTCGTGGTTCGGCTGGCCCTGCGACGAGCAGATCGAAAAGATGCGCAGCGAATTCGCGGTAACGCCGGATCTGGCCAAACGGCAGGACATCGCCAAGGCGCTGCAGCTCCGCGCCAACGAAGTCGTACCCTATGTGCCGCTGGGTCAGCTGCATCTGGTGCGCGGCGTCTCGACCAGCCTGACCGATATCCCGAGGGCCGCGATCCCGGTCTACTGGAA
- a CDS encoding LacI family DNA-binding transcriptional regulator, with product MVTIRDVAQLAGVSVATVSNTVNDPNRVSDALRERVLKAIETLNYAPRAAARSLRKQSSGLLGLIVADITNPFFTELVQAVEAIASQHGYSVLLCNSDEDAVREEKHLQVLRSQWVDGIILATTGEASLSRTSLLSQSRVPVVLVDRAFDGLGLDAVVLNNRLAAHQATQHLIHRGHTRIGLLSGPTSVTTGADRLAGYREALLASQLHFEPGLVREAGFREQQAYDATVELMRLPQPPTAVFAANNLMAIGMMRALSDLGLRCPDDVSVISIDDFAWANVFRPRLTTIAQPVREMGEMAVKLLTDRIGGKRTGTGKTHFLESRLVVRESCAAPMDAPLPIPATSSP from the coding sequence ATGGTCACTATCCGCGATGTCGCCCAACTTGCCGGGGTATCCGTTGCCACGGTGTCGAATACCGTCAACGACCCAAATCGGGTGAGCGATGCGCTACGCGAACGCGTGCTCAAGGCTATTGAAACGCTGAACTACGCCCCCCGGGCCGCCGCCCGCAGCCTGCGTAAACAGTCAAGCGGACTGCTCGGGCTGATCGTCGCCGATATCACCAATCCCTTCTTCACAGAACTGGTACAGGCCGTGGAAGCCATCGCCAGCCAGCACGGTTATTCGGTGCTGCTGTGCAACAGCGACGAAGACGCTGTCCGCGAGGAAAAACATCTGCAGGTGCTGCGGTCGCAGTGGGTCGACGGCATCATCCTCGCTACCACCGGCGAGGCCTCGCTCAGCCGCACCAGCCTGCTGTCGCAAAGCCGCGTCCCCGTGGTGCTGGTCGACCGCGCCTTCGATGGTCTCGGCCTGGACGCCGTGGTGCTGAACAACCGTCTTGCCGCCCATCAGGCCACGCAGCATCTCATCCATCGCGGTCATACCCGCATAGGCCTTCTGTCCGGCCCGACCAGCGTCACCACCGGCGCGGACCGTCTGGCCGGCTATCGCGAAGCGCTGCTGGCCAGCCAGCTGCATTTCGAACCGGGCCTCGTGCGTGAAGCCGGCTTCCGCGAGCAGCAGGCGTATGACGCGACCGTCGAGTTGATGCGTCTGCCGCAGCCGCCGACCGCGGTCTTTGCCGCCAACAACCTGATGGCCATCGGCATGATGCGGGCCCTCAGCGACCTCGGCCTGCGTTGTCCCGACGATGTCTCGGTGATCAGCATCGACGACTTTGCCTGGGCCAACGTGTTTCGCCCCAGACTGACCACCATCGCCCAGCCGGTGCGCGAGATGGGTGAAATGGCAGTAAAACTGCTGACGGACCGGATCGGTGGCAAGCGGACCGGCACCGGCAAGACTCATTTCCTGGAATCGCGGCTGGTGGTGCGCGAATCCTGCGCCGCACCCATGGATGCTCCACTGCCCATCCCCGCCACTTCCTCGCCGTAA
- a CDS encoding ABC transporter ATP-binding protein — protein MMVAPALEVRDLVKHYPFRRGLFGRGGQGAVHAVDGVSFAVPRGETLALVGESGCGKSTIAKLILRLIEPTAGTVLLDGQDLAGMQGETLRQARQRIQMVFQDPFASLNPRLSAADIVGEPLVNYDHGTAMARSAKVDALFDRVGLAHHQRDRYPHQFSGGQRQRLGIARALALNPSVVVADEPVSALDVSVQAQILNLLADLQRDLGLSYLFISHDLGVVEYVSTTVAVMYLGAIVEVAPRQRFFSAAAHPYSRALLDAVPSPDPARRKRRSLLQGEVPSASALPSGCRFRTRCPKATDLCAEVAPAAREIVPQHFVACHHIETA, from the coding sequence ATGATGGTGGCACCGGCGCTTGAAGTCCGTGATCTGGTGAAACATTACCCCTTCCGCCGTGGCCTGTTCGGTCGGGGCGGGCAGGGCGCCGTGCACGCCGTGGATGGCGTGTCTTTCGCCGTGCCACGCGGAGAAACGCTGGCGCTGGTTGGCGAAAGTGGCTGCGGCAAATCCACTATCGCCAAGCTGATCCTGCGTCTGATCGAGCCGACGGCCGGCACCGTGCTGCTGGATGGCCAGGATCTGGCCGGCATGCAGGGCGAGACGTTGCGTCAGGCACGCCAGCGAATCCAGATGGTGTTCCAGGACCCGTTCGCCTCGCTCAATCCCCGGCTCAGTGCCGCCGATATCGTCGGCGAACCGCTGGTCAATTACGATCATGGCACTGCCATGGCCCGCAGTGCGAAAGTCGATGCACTGTTCGACCGTGTCGGCCTGGCGCATCACCAGCGCGACCGTTATCCGCACCAGTTCTCCGGCGGCCAGCGCCAGCGACTCGGCATTGCCCGCGCCCTTGCGCTCAATCCCTCCGTGGTGGTTGCCGACGAACCGGTCTCGGCACTCGATGTCTCGGTGCAGGCGCAGATTCTCAACCTGCTGGCCGACCTGCAGCGTGATCTAGGTCTCTCCTATCTCTTCATCAGCCACGATCTTGGCGTCGTCGAGTATGTCAGCACTACAGTGGCGGTGATGTATCTCGGCGCCATTGTCGAAGTTGCGCCACGCCAGCGTTTTTTCAGTGCCGCCGCACATCCTTATTCGCGCGCTCTGTTGGATGCCGTGCCGTCGCCCGATCCGGCCCGCCGCAAACGCCGCAGCCTGCTGCAGGGCGAAGTGCCCAGCGCCAGTGCCCTGCCCAGTGGCTGCCGTTTCCGCACGCGTTGCCCGAAAGCCACCGATCTCTGCGCCGAAGTGGCGCCAGCCGCGCGCGAGATCGTTCCACAGCATTTTGTCGCCTGTCACCACATCGAGACTGCGTAA
- a CDS encoding amidase: MTDLIRQSARQVHDLLTRREITPADLVEVAISRITEVDGAVNAVPIRCFDRARQQAKNPQLPASKLGGIPFVIKDNAAVGDVRWTGGTPIFADRMATESDRTIALIERNGGIPLGKANLSELGGANTTNAVLGTTCNPWNTALTCGGSSGGSAVALATGQVWLAHGNDVAGSLRIPASFCGVAGLRPTPGRVPRRSILNPFDTIFVDGPMARDIGDLAFFFDAMTGFDSADPLSAPSPDAPFLPMALTPDRPLRAAWSADLGCLPVDDEVRALGEAFVTALQKDGTRIEAACPDFAGALPALLTLRGVNYVTNWEPVLEQHRHRFTPEVMGDIEHGLRQTPSSIGAAERYRAEMYRRVIGFLNEYEVLITPSTPILPFPVETMWPQEIAGVRQETYIDWIAITAITSLLACPVMAMPVGFSRGGLPFGVQIIGRPRSEARLFQIGAAIERLFGLKPTIISPKQAEIG, encoded by the coding sequence ATGACTGATCTGATCAGACAGTCTGCCCGGCAGGTGCATGACCTGCTGACCCGCCGCGAGATCACGCCGGCCGATCTGGTCGAGGTTGCGATTTCGCGTATCACCGAGGTCGATGGCGCCGTGAATGCCGTGCCGATCCGCTGCTTCGACCGCGCCCGCCAACAGGCGAAGAATCCTCAGCTGCCGGCGTCGAAGCTCGGCGGTATCCCGTTCGTCATCAAGGACAACGCCGCAGTGGGCGATGTGCGCTGGACTGGCGGCACGCCGATCTTTGCCGACCGCATGGCGACCGAGTCTGATCGCACCATCGCGCTGATCGAGCGCAACGGCGGGATTCCACTTGGCAAAGCGAACCTGTCCGAACTTGGTGGCGCCAATACCACCAATGCCGTGCTGGGTACCACGTGCAATCCCTGGAATACCGCGCTGACCTGCGGCGGCTCCTCGGGCGGTTCGGCCGTGGCGCTCGCCACCGGGCAAGTCTGGCTCGCGCATGGCAACGATGTCGCCGGCAGTCTGCGCATTCCGGCCAGCTTCTGTGGCGTGGCTGGCTTGCGCCCCACGCCCGGTCGTGTGCCCCGCCGCAGCATCCTCAATCCTTTCGACACGATCTTTGTCGACGGGCCGATGGCACGCGATATCGGTGATCTCGCCTTCTTCTTCGATGCCATGACCGGCTTCGATTCCGCCGATCCACTCTCCGCACCCTCCCCTGATGCGCCTTTCCTGCCGATGGCGCTGACGCCGGACCGGCCGCTGCGCGCGGCCTGGTCAGCCGATCTCGGCTGCCTGCCGGTCGATGACGAGGTACGTGCTCTGGGCGAGGCTTTTGTCACGGCACTGCAGAAAGACGGCACGCGGATCGAAGCGGCCTGCCCGGATTTCGCCGGCGCGCTGCCGGCATTGCTGACTCTCCGTGGCGTCAACTACGTGACAAACTGGGAGCCCGTCCTGGAACAGCATCGTCACCGGTTCACGCCCGAAGTCATGGGCGATATCGAGCATGGCTTACGCCAGACACCGTCCAGCATCGGGGCAGCTGAACGCTATCGCGCCGAGATGTATCGTCGCGTGATCGGCTTCCTGAACGAATATGAGGTGCTGATCACACCGTCGACGCCGATCCTGCCCTTCCCGGTCGAAACCATGTGGCCGCAAGAGATCGCCGGCGTGCGGCAGGAGACCTACATCGACTGGATCGCCATCACAGCGATCACCTCGCTCCTGGCCTGTCCGGTCATGGCCATGCCGGTCGGTTTTTCGCGCGGCGGCCTGCCCTTTGGCGTGCAGATCATCGGACGACCGCGTTCGGAGGCCAGGCTGTTTCAGATTGGCGCTGCCATTGAACGCCTGTTTGGCTTGAAGCCGACGATAATTTCGCCAAAACAGGCGGAGATCGGCTGA
- the mobB gene encoding molybdopterin-guanine dinucleotide biosynthesis protein B, which produces MKVLGISGWSGAGKTTLLAELIPLLVARGVKVSTIKHAHHEFDVDKPGKDSYRHREAGAAEVLISSVKRYAIMHEHRGAAEPTLEELLTRLSPVDLVLVEGFKKSAHAKIEVWRASVGKPMLQPDDPSVIAVASDTSVPGLKVPMLDANRPQQVADFIMAWLADDKDEARRGAAE; this is translated from the coding sequence ATGAAAGTCCTGGGCATTTCCGGCTGGAGCGGGGCAGGCAAGACCACCCTGCTGGCTGAGCTGATCCCGCTGCTGGTGGCGCGCGGGGTGAAGGTCTCGACCATAAAACACGCGCATCACGAGTTCGATGTCGACAAGCCCGGCAAGGATTCTTATCGCCATCGCGAGGCCGGTGCGGCGGAAGTGCTGATCAGCTCGGTGAAACGTTATGCGATCATGCACGAGCATCGCGGCGCCGCCGAGCCGACGCTGGAAGAACTGCTGACCCGTCTCAGCCCGGTCGATCTGGTGCTGGTGGAAGGATTCAAAAAATCCGCTCATGCCAAGATCGAGGTCTGGCGCGCGTCGGTCGGCAAGCCGATGCTGCAGCCGGACGATCCGAGCGTGATTGCCGTGGCCAGCGATACTTCTGTGCCCGGACTGAAGGTTCCGATGCTGGATGCCAACCGGCCACAGCAGGTGGCTGATTTCATCATGGCCTGGCTGGCAGACGACAAGGATGAGGCGCGCCGTGGCGCAGCTGAGTGA
- a CDS encoding ABC transporter permease has product MVGYVARRILATIPVLGLVAVFVFFLLQLTPGDPAVVIAGDYATTQQVEAIRQQLGLNRPMLEQLFSWFGRLAQGDLGTSIFSRLPVTSLIAQRIEPTLVLTLYTVVLSIAFALPLGVLAAYRAGSWIDRAVMGFAVLGFSTPVFVIGFLLVYVFALGLEWFPTQGYVPLAQGLFDSLRSLTLPAITLALLYAALLARVTRASMLEVLAEDYVRTAHAKGLAPQPVLVGHALKNAAVPIVTVVGVGIAALLGGVVVTETVFNIPGLGRLTADAIMRRDYPVVQGLILLFAAVYVVVNLLVDLSYMLFDPRIRL; this is encoded by the coding sequence TTGGTCGGGTATGTCGCGCGGCGGATTCTGGCCACCATCCCGGTGCTTGGGCTGGTCGCGGTTTTCGTCTTCTTCCTGCTTCAGCTGACGCCCGGCGACCCCGCCGTGGTGATCGCCGGTGATTATGCGACCACCCAGCAGGTGGAGGCGATCCGGCAGCAGCTTGGCCTCAACCGGCCGATGCTGGAGCAGCTCTTCTCCTGGTTCGGCCGCCTCGCCCAGGGCGACCTCGGCACCTCGATTTTCTCGCGACTGCCGGTCACCAGCCTGATCGCCCAGCGCATCGAGCCGACCTTGGTGCTGACCCTTTATACCGTCGTGCTCTCCATCGCCTTTGCCCTGCCGCTTGGCGTGCTGGCGGCCTATCGCGCCGGCAGCTGGATCGACCGGGCGGTCATGGGCTTTGCCGTGCTGGGCTTCTCCACGCCAGTCTTCGTCATCGGCTTCCTGCTGGTCTATGTCTTCGCACTCGGGCTGGAGTGGTTCCCGACGCAAGGATACGTGCCGCTGGCGCAGGGCCTGTTCGACAGCCTGCGCAGCCTGACCCTGCCGGCGATCACCCTGGCGCTGCTTTATGCCGCGCTGCTCGCCCGCGTCACCCGCGCCAGCATGCTGGAAGTGCTGGCCGAGGATTATGTCCGTACCGCCCATGCCAAGGGGCTGGCGCCGCAGCCGGTGCTGGTTGGCCATGCGCTGAAAAATGCCGCAGTCCCCATCGTCACCGTCGTCGGTGTCGGCATTGCCGCCCTGCTCGGTGGCGTGGTGGTGACCGAAACGGTGTTCAACATCCCGGGCCTCGGACGCCTGACCGCCGATGCCATCATGCGGCGCGACTATCCGGTGGTGCAGGGACTGATCCTGCTGTTCGCAGCGGTCTATGTTGTCGTTAACCTTCTGGTCGATCTCAGCTACATGCTGTTCGACCCGCGCATCCGGCTGTAG
- a CDS encoding ABC transporter permease, with the protein MALSDQTVELSPGWLALALRRGAAFAGFLRRHPTILFGLVVVLVAISVALLAPYLLPNPKAINPIYRLRPPGEEFWFGTDHLGRSILSRSLNGTRVSLAVGILVATVVTFAGVTIGLISGFLRKLDSIVMRVMDGIMAIPGVLLAIALMSLFGSSLQNVVIAISIPEIPRMARLVRSAVLSIREQPYIDAAITNGTKLPRLLERHVLPNTMAPVLVQATYVFASAMILEAVLSFLGAGTPPEVASWGNMMAEGRQYLQRAPWMAAFPGILLAVLVLTVNVVGDALRDAIDPRLAGRQK; encoded by the coding sequence ATGGCCCTGTCGGATCAGACTGTTGAGTTGTCTCCCGGCTGGCTAGCGCTTGCGCTTCGGCGTGGCGCAGCCTTCGCCGGCTTCCTGCGACGCCACCCGACCATCCTGTTCGGGCTGGTTGTGGTGCTGGTCGCCATCTCGGTTGCCCTGCTGGCGCCGTATCTGTTGCCGAATCCCAAGGCGATCAACCCGATCTACCGCCTGCGTCCACCGGGCGAGGAATTCTGGTTCGGCACCGATCACCTCGGCCGCTCGATCCTGTCGCGCAGCCTGAACGGTACGCGGGTCTCGCTCGCGGTCGGTATCCTGGTGGCAACGGTGGTGACTTTCGCCGGCGTCACCATCGGGCTGATCTCGGGTTTCCTGCGCAAGCTGGACAGCATCGTGATGCGCGTGATGGACGGCATCATGGCAATTCCCGGCGTGTTGCTGGCCATCGCGCTGATGTCGCTGTTCGGCTCCAGCCTGCAGAATGTGGTGATCGCCATCAGCATTCCGGAAATCCCGCGCATGGCGCGCCTGGTGCGGAGCGCCGTGCTCAGCATCCGCGAGCAGCCCTATATCGATGCCGCCATCACCAATGGCACGAAACTGCCGCGTCTGCTGGAGCGGCATGTATTGCCCAACACGATGGCGCCGGTGCTGGTACAGGCCACCTATGTCTTTGCCTCGGCCATGATCCTCGAAGCCGTGCTGTCCTTCCTCGGTGCCGGCACGCCGCCCGAAGTGGCCAGCTGGGGCAACATGATGGCCGAGGGCCGCCAGTATCTGCAGCGCGCGCCCTGGATGGCGGCATTTCCGGGGATATTGCTCGCCGTTCTGGTGCTGACGGTGAATGTGGTTGGCGATGCCCTGCGCGATGCCATAGATCCGCGCCTGGCGGGGAGGCAGAAATGA
- a CDS encoding ABC transporter ATP-binding protein, protein MNSAPILSVENLSVSLSLPHGTMQVLRNLSFTVNHGETLALVGESGCGKSITALALLRLLPRRIGRIAAGRILFDGTDLATLDEPAMRQIRGNRIAMIFQEPMTSLNPVLTIGRQIGEVLRLHQGLTRHEADEKTIRLLERVRIPDARRRLGQYPHQLSGGMRQRVMIAMALACSPQLLIADEPTTALDVTIQAQILALLDEIRAETGTAVIMITHDLGVVAEVADRVVVLYAGRAAEQATAAELFANPRHPYTRGLMESVPHMALHRSGQPVARLQEIKGTVPSPFDMPPGCAFAPRCSLADDACAAVPALQDSGGGHAVACWHAAEPLLLKVGA, encoded by the coding sequence GTGAACAGTGCGCCTATTCTCAGTGTTGAAAATCTCAGCGTCAGCCTGTCATTGCCGCATGGCACGATGCAGGTCCTGCGCAACCTGTCCTTCACCGTCAATCACGGTGAAACGCTGGCGCTGGTGGGTGAAAGCGGCTGCGGCAAGAGCATCACGGCGCTTGCCCTGCTGCGCCTGTTGCCCAGGCGGATCGGACGCATCGCCGCTGGCCGCATCCTGTTCGACGGCACCGATCTGGCCACGCTGGACGAGCCTGCCATGCGCCAGATTCGCGGCAACCGTATTGCCATGATCTTCCAGGAGCCGATGACCTCGCTTAACCCGGTACTGACCATCGGGCGGCAGATCGGCGAGGTGCTGCGGCTGCATCAGGGCCTGACCCGCCATGAGGCCGACGAGAAGACCATCCGCCTGCTGGAGCGCGTGCGAATCCCGGATGCCAGGCGGCGCCTGGGCCAGTATCCACACCAGCTGTCCGGCGGCATGCGCCAGCGCGTGATGATCGCTATGGCACTGGCCTGCAGTCCGCAGCTTCTCATTGCCGACGAACCGACCACCGCACTCGACGTGACCATTCAGGCGCAGATTCTTGCGCTGCTGGATGAAATCCGTGCCGAGACCGGCACGGCCGTCATCATGATCACACATGATCTGGGCGTGGTGGCCGAAGTGGCCGATCGCGTGGTCGTGCTCTATGCCGGCCGCGCCGCCGAACAGGCGACCGCGGCCGAGCTTTTTGCCAATCCGCGCCATCCCTATACACGCGGCCTGATGGAATCGGTCCCGCATATGGCGCTGCACCGCAGCGGCCAGCCGGTTGCGCGGCTGCAGGAAATCAAGGGCACGGTGCCGTCGCCCTTCGACATGCCGCCCGGCTGTGCCTTCGCGCCACGCTGTTCGCTGGCCGATGACGCCTGCGCGGCGGTGCCGGCGTTACAGGATTCTGGCGGCGGCCACGCCGTCGCCTGCTGGCATGCGGCGGAGCCCCTTCTGTTGAAGGTAGGTGCATGA
- the glp gene encoding gephyrin-like molybdotransferase Glp has protein sequence MAQLSDDCFAHGGALLRLDAALAELSKRLIPIAPVETLPLALCHGRILAEPLVAKVAVPPSDNSAVDGYAVYHDELSKDGDTRLPVIGRAAAGHPYPSLQPRGTAVRVLTGAVMPRGENGDPDTVMMQEDCTRDGDAVIVKPGIKRGANRRLAGEDLQAGETVLSAGCILAAPDLALAAAGGHAMLSIRRPLRVALISTGDEVHEPGSTLPDGGIYDANRPLLAALLASAGCRVSDLGIQPDRRDHLAKVFADAARDHDAVITSGGVSTGDEDHVKAAIEMQGRLDFWRLAIKPGRPVALGLIGGVPFFGLPGNPVAAMLTFCFFARPLLQLLNGASPRQPRSFPVTAGFSYKKKADRREWVRVSLQEDGKGGWRAEKYAVDGAGVLTSLTRTDGLIELPEDLLRLEPGETARFYPYDSLGL, from the coding sequence GTGGCGCAGCTGAGTGACGACTGTTTCGCGCATGGCGGCGCGTTGCTGCGGCTGGATGCCGCGCTGGCAGAGCTTTCGAAACGCCTGATCCCGATTGCACCTGTTGAAACCCTGCCGCTGGCGCTGTGTCATGGCCGCATCCTGGCCGAGCCGCTGGTGGCGAAGGTGGCCGTGCCACCGAGCGACAATTCCGCTGTCGATGGCTACGCCGTCTATCATGATGAGCTGTCTAAGGATGGCGACACGCGGCTGCCGGTGATCGGCCGCGCTGCCGCCGGGCATCCTTATCCATCATTGCAGCCACGTGGCACCGCCGTGCGCGTACTCACCGGTGCCGTTATGCCGCGTGGTGAAAACGGCGATCCCGACACCGTGATGATGCAGGAAGACTGCACGCGCGACGGCGATGCCGTGATCGTCAAACCGGGCATCAAGCGCGGCGCCAATCGCAGGCTGGCCGGGGAAGACCTTCAGGCCGGCGAGACCGTGCTATCGGCTGGGTGTATCCTGGCGGCACCGGATCTCGCACTGGCGGCTGCCGGCGGCCATGCCATGCTCAGCATTCGCCGGCCGCTGCGCGTGGCGCTGATCTCCACCGGCGACGAAGTCCACGAGCCGGGCAGCACACTGCCCGATGGCGGCATTTACGATGCCAACCGGCCGCTGCTCGCTGCCTTGCTTGCCTCTGCGGGCTGCAGGGTCAGCGATCTTGGTATCCAGCCGGATCGCCGCGATCATCTTGCCAAAGTCTTTGCCGATGCGGCGCGCGACCATGATGCGGTGATCACCTCGGGCGGTGTCTCCACCGGCGACGAGGACCATGTAAAAGCTGCCATCGAGATGCAGGGCCGGCTGGATTTCTGGCGTCTGGCGATCAAGCCGGGACGACCGGTCGCGCTGGGCCTGATCGGTGGCGTGCCCTTCTTCGGCCTGCCGGGCAATCCGGTGGCGGCGATGCTCACCTTCTGCTTCTTCGCCCGTCCGCTGCTTCAGCTTCTGAATGGGGCATCGCCCAGACAGCCGCGCAGCTTCCCGGTGACGGCGGGTTTTTCCTACAAAAAGAAAGCCGACCGTCGCGAATGGGTGCGGGTTTCGCTGCAGGAGGATGGGAAGGGCGGCTGGCGCGCAGAGAAATACGCTGTTGATGGCGCCGGCGTGCTCACGTCGCTGACGCGCACCGACGGACTGATCGAACTGCCGGAAGACCTGCTGCGGCTGGAACCGGGCGAGACGGCGCGCTTCTATCCTTACGACTCGCTCGGTCTCTGA